A genomic window from Streptomyces broussonetiae includes:
- a CDS encoding histidine triad nucleotide-binding protein codes for MAGEPQDDCLFCKIVAGHIPATIVRETETTVAFRDINPKAPTHILVIPKAHYENAAALAAGAPELAADVLRETRAVADEDELDSYRIVFNTGSGAGQTVWHAHAHVLGGRGLEWPPG; via the coding sequence ATGGCCGGCGAACCGCAGGACGACTGCCTGTTCTGCAAGATCGTCGCAGGGCACATCCCGGCGACGATCGTCCGCGAGACAGAGACGACCGTCGCCTTCCGGGACATAAACCCCAAGGCGCCGACGCACATCCTGGTGATCCCCAAGGCCCACTACGAAAACGCCGCGGCCCTCGCCGCAGGCGCCCCGGAACTCGCCGCCGACGTCCTGCGCGAGACCCGGGCCGTTGCCGACGAGGACGAACTCGACAGCTACCGGATCGTCTTCAACACCGGCTCCGGCGCCGGCCAGACCGTCTGGCACGCCCACGCCCACGTCCTCGGCGGTCGTGGCCTGGAATGGCCCCCCGGGTAG
- a CDS encoding S41 family peptidase has product MVTFVAEDDVWLAPLDGGRAWRVSADNRPVNRPRISPDGRRIAWTSTRDGAPEVHVAPVDGGPAERLTYWGNGRTEVRGWTSDGRVLALGAQGRPSFRHSWAHAVPLDGGPARTLPYGPVGDVAFGPATVLLSVTMGREAAYWKRYRGGTAGRLWIDRAAEGDEGAGEFVRLHEEIDGNIECPVWAGDRIAFLCDHEGTGALYSSLADGSDLRRHTPLGRFYARHASGDGTRVVYCSAGELWVLDDLEGAEPRRLDVRLGGPRIDLRPRPVDAGHWYGAASPDHTARGSAVCVRGGVHWVTHRSGPARALAATPGVRARMPRTFRADGEEWVVWVTDAEGDDALEFAPATGNVPGATPRRLAAGQLGRVLELAMAPDGSRAAVAAHDGRLLLVERETGEVREVDRSEDGEVCGLAFSPDSAWLAWAHPGPRPLSQLRLAHTTDLSVTEATPLRFQDYAPAFTLDGKHLAFLSNRAFDPVYDEHVFDLAFVVGARPHLITLAATTPSPFGPQRHGRPFETPEKDETPDSEGTPATRIDLEGLADRIVPFPVEAGRYSTLGAAKDGVLWLRHPVHGVLGAARAHPEDPEPHAELERYDLVQRRLEHLASDADHFEVSGDGKRVLLWSDGRLRVVPSDRRTGTDDDGDTSVTVDLARVRQTLDPAAEWRQMYDETGRLVRDHFWRPDLGGTDWTAVLDRYRPLLARLATHSDLIDLLWEVQGELGTSHAYVSPRGGRGGGARHGLLGADISRHPDGSWRIDRILPAETSDPDARSPLAAPGVAVRPGDAIIAVAGHPVDPVTGPGPLLVGTAGHPVELTVLPAGGGEPRHTVVVPVADEEPLRYHAWVADRRAHVHTASAGRLGYLHVPDMQAPGWAQIHRDLRVEVAREGLVVDVRENRGGHTSQLVVEKLARRIVGWDVPRGMRPTSYPLDAPRGPVVAVADEFSGSDGDIVNAAIKALGIGPVVGTRTWGGVIGIDSRYHLVDGTLVTQPKYAMWLEGQGWDVENHGVDPDVEVVQRPQDWAAGTDAQLDAAIGLALEALRERPAKTPPGLPT; this is encoded by the coding sequence CCGAGGTGCATGTCGCCCCCGTCGACGGCGGCCCCGCCGAGCGGCTGACGTACTGGGGCAACGGCCGTACCGAGGTGCGCGGCTGGACCTCCGACGGGCGGGTGCTCGCGCTCGGCGCGCAGGGCCGTCCCAGCTTCCGCCACAGCTGGGCGCACGCCGTCCCGCTGGACGGCGGCCCCGCCCGGACCCTGCCGTACGGCCCGGTCGGCGATGTGGCGTTCGGACCGGCCACCGTGCTGCTGTCGGTGACGATGGGCCGCGAGGCGGCGTACTGGAAGCGCTACCGGGGCGGTACGGCGGGCCGGTTGTGGATCGACCGCGCCGCCGAAGGCGACGAGGGGGCAGGGGAGTTCGTACGGCTCCACGAGGAGATCGACGGCAACATCGAGTGCCCGGTCTGGGCCGGAGACCGCATCGCCTTCCTCTGCGACCACGAGGGCACCGGCGCCCTGTACTCCTCCCTCGCCGACGGTTCCGACCTGCGCCGCCACACGCCCCTCGGCCGCTTCTACGCCCGGCACGCCTCCGGCGACGGCACCCGGGTCGTCTACTGCTCGGCCGGAGAGCTGTGGGTGCTGGACGACCTGGAGGGCGCCGAGCCGCGCCGGCTGGACGTGCGCCTCGGCGGGCCCCGGATCGATCTGCGGCCCCGCCCGGTGGACGCCGGCCACTGGTACGGCGCGGCCTCACCCGACCACACCGCGCGCGGCAGCGCCGTGTGCGTACGCGGCGGGGTCCACTGGGTCACCCATCGCTCCGGACCCGCCCGGGCCCTCGCCGCCACCCCGGGCGTGCGCGCCCGGATGCCCCGCACCTTCCGCGCCGACGGCGAGGAGTGGGTGGTGTGGGTGACGGACGCCGAGGGCGACGACGCCCTGGAGTTCGCCCCCGCGACCGGGAACGTGCCCGGCGCCACCCCGCGCCGCCTCGCCGCCGGACAGCTCGGCCGGGTCCTGGAGCTGGCCATGGCCCCCGACGGCAGCCGGGCCGCCGTCGCCGCCCACGACGGCAGGCTGCTGCTCGTGGAGCGGGAGACCGGCGAGGTCCGCGAGGTCGACCGCAGCGAGGACGGCGAGGTCTGCGGCCTCGCCTTCTCGCCCGACTCCGCCTGGCTCGCCTGGGCCCACCCGGGCCCTCGCCCGCTCTCCCAGCTGCGGCTCGCCCACACCACCGACCTGTCGGTCACGGAGGCGACCCCGCTGCGCTTCCAGGACTACGCCCCCGCCTTCACCCTCGACGGCAAACACCTCGCGTTCCTGTCCAACCGCGCCTTCGACCCGGTCTACGACGAGCACGTCTTCGACCTCGCCTTCGTGGTCGGCGCACGCCCGCATCTGATCACCCTGGCCGCCACCACGCCCTCGCCCTTCGGCCCGCAGCGGCACGGCCGCCCCTTCGAGACCCCCGAGAAGGACGAGACCCCGGACAGCGAGGGCACCCCGGCCACCCGTATCGACCTCGAGGGCCTCGCCGACCGCATCGTCCCGTTCCCCGTGGAGGCCGGCCGCTACTCCACCCTGGGCGCCGCCAAGGACGGCGTGCTCTGGCTGCGCCACCCCGTGCACGGCGTCCTCGGCGCCGCCCGCGCCCACCCCGAGGACCCCGAACCGCACGCCGAGCTGGAGCGCTACGACCTCGTCCAGCGGCGCCTGGAGCACCTCGCCTCCGACGCCGACCACTTCGAGGTCAGCGGCGACGGCAAACGCGTCCTGCTGTGGAGCGACGGCCGGCTGCGGGTCGTCCCCAGCGACCGCCGTACCGGCACCGACGACGACGGCGACACCAGCGTCACCGTCGACCTCGCCCGGGTCCGCCAGACCCTCGACCCGGCCGCCGAATGGCGGCAGATGTACGACGAGACCGGCCGCCTCGTGCGCGACCACTTCTGGCGCCCCGACCTGGGCGGCACCGACTGGACGGCCGTACTCGACCGCTACCGCCCGCTGCTCGCCCGCCTGGCCACCCACAGCGACCTGATCGACCTCCTGTGGGAGGTGCAGGGCGAACTGGGCACCTCGCACGCCTATGTCAGCCCCCGCGGCGGCCGGGGCGGCGGTGCCCGGCACGGCCTGCTCGGCGCCGACATCTCCCGCCATCCGGACGGCAGTTGGCGCATCGACCGCATCCTGCCCGCGGAGACCTCCGACCCGGACGCCCGTTCCCCGCTCGCCGCTCCCGGCGTCGCGGTCCGCCCCGGTGACGCGATCATCGCGGTCGCCGGCCACCCGGTCGACCCGGTGACGGGCCCGGGTCCGTTGCTCGTCGGCACGGCGGGTCACCCGGTCGAACTGACCGTCCTCCCGGCGGGCGGCGGCGAACCGCGCCACACGGTCGTCGTCCCCGTCGCCGACGAGGAGCCCCTGCGCTACCACGCCTGGGTCGCAGACCGCCGCGCCCACGTCCACACGGCCTCGGCCGGCCGGCTCGGTTACCTCCACGTCCCCGACATGCAGGCGCCCGGCTGGGCCCAGATCCACCGTGACCTGCGCGTCGAGGTGGCCCGCGAGGGCCTGGTGGTCGACGTCCGCGAGAACCGCGGCGGCCACACCTCCCAGCTCGTGGTCGAGAAGCTGGCCCGTCGCATCGTCGGCTGGGACGTCCCGCGCGGCATGCGCCCCACCAGCTACCCCCTCGACGCCCCGCGCGGCCCGGTCGTCGCCGTCGCCGACGAGTTCTCCGGCTCCGACGGCGACATCGTCAACGCGGCGATCAAGGCCCTCGGCATCGGCCCGGTCGTCGGCACCCGCACCTGGGGCGGCGTCATCGGTATCGACAGCCGCTACCACCTGGTCGACGGCACCCTGGTCACCCAGCCCAAGTACGCGATGTGGCTGGAGGGGCAGGGCTGGGACGTGGAGAACCACGGCGTGGACCCGGACGTGGAGGTCGTACAGCGTCCGCAGGACTGGGCGGCGGGCACGGACGCCCAGCTGGACGCGGCGATCGGGCTCGCGCTGGAGGCACTGCGGGAGCGGCCCGCGAAAACCCCGCCGGGGCTGCCCACCTGA